In Phycisphaerae bacterium, a single window of DNA contains:
- a CDS encoding ATP-dependent helicase, with amino-acid sequence MSEPWLEGLNEQQREAVKHGDGPLLIIAGAGTGKTRTLASRVAELLHRGVSPERILLLTFTRRAALEMISRADQQTGLKVSSRVWGGTFHAVSNRLLRIYGRALGLPDGFTVMDQGDAADMMSLIRNELGAAKEKKRFPNKNTIVAIYSRTVNSQDKLVDVLDLHFPWCREFEKELIAIFDLYVDRKRANNLMDYDDLLLHWKLMCDVPGVGERVAGRFDHILVDEYQDTNVVQADILVGMRRRNNNICVVGDDAQSIYSFRAATIRNILDFPQRFPGTRIIALEQNYRSIQPILDLSNAVMEPARERYTKNLWSTRTAERRPVLYYCMDEDEQSRLVCERILEHLEQGVPLRQQAVLFRAGHHSDALEVELMQRRIPFRKFGGLKFIESAHIKDMLAFLRVLENPHDEISWFRILCMMRGMGPQSARRVMQQLGVRRQSPAQGDEQEASGEMGSPLSRFWSYNLKVPPDSKKSIADLREALKACYGVVNVDEESDEAQSIVATGSAPTLAVQIQRLREYYEPIFKTIYDNWQIRIRDIEQLEQIAGRFRSRRRFVADLTLDPPNSTADLAGPPCLDDDYLILSTMHSAKGCEWTSVHIIHAADGMIPSDMATRDESQIDEERRLFYVALTRAKDWLYIYFPLRYYRTRYPAGDAHSIAQLTRFLPKKALALLEKRSDSPPGFVDDELPPGGRSHIDAQLKKRWRS; translated from the coding sequence AACGAGCAGCAGCGAGAAGCCGTCAAGCATGGCGACGGCCCGCTGCTGATCATCGCCGGCGCGGGTACGGGCAAGACGCGAACGCTGGCCAGCCGCGTGGCCGAGCTTTTGCATCGCGGCGTTTCGCCGGAGCGGATCTTGCTGCTGACGTTCACCCGCCGAGCGGCCTTGGAGATGATCTCCCGGGCCGACCAACAGACGGGCCTGAAGGTCTCGAGCCGCGTGTGGGGCGGGACTTTCCACGCCGTGTCCAACCGCCTGCTGCGAATCTACGGCCGCGCTCTCGGCCTGCCTGACGGTTTTACCGTCATGGACCAGGGCGACGCCGCCGACATGATGAGCCTCATCCGCAACGAACTCGGCGCCGCCAAGGAGAAAAAGCGGTTTCCCAACAAGAACACGATCGTCGCCATCTACTCGCGGACGGTCAACTCTCAGGACAAACTGGTCGACGTCCTGGATCTGCATTTCCCCTGGTGCCGCGAGTTCGAGAAAGAGCTGATCGCGATCTTCGATCTCTACGTCGACCGCAAGCGAGCCAACAACCTGATGGACTACGACGACCTGCTCCTGCACTGGAAACTGATGTGTGACGTGCCGGGCGTCGGCGAAAGGGTCGCCGGACGATTCGACCACATCCTCGTCGACGAGTACCAGGACACCAATGTCGTGCAGGCCGACATCCTGGTCGGCATGCGGCGGCGGAACAACAATATTTGCGTGGTCGGCGATGATGCCCAGTCGATCTATTCTTTTCGGGCGGCCACGATCCGCAACATCCTCGATTTCCCGCAGCGATTCCCCGGGACGCGGATCATCGCACTGGAGCAGAACTACCGCAGCATCCAACCCATCCTCGATCTGTCCAACGCGGTGATGGAACCGGCCAGGGAGCGCTACACCAAGAACTTATGGTCAACCCGAACGGCCGAGCGACGGCCGGTGCTGTATTACTGCATGGATGAAGACGAGCAGTCCCGGTTGGTCTGCGAGCGGATCCTCGAACACCTCGAACAGGGCGTTCCGCTGCGGCAGCAGGCCGTCCTGTTTCGCGCGGGCCACCACAGCGACGCCCTGGAAGTCGAATTGATGCAGCGGCGGATCCCGTTCCGCAAGTTCGGCGGCCTGAAATTCATCGAGTCGGCCCACATCAAGGACATGCTGGCTTTCCTTCGGGTGCTGGAGAACCCTCACGACGAAATAAGTTGGTTCCGCATTCTGTGCATGATGCGAGGCATGGGGCCGCAGTCGGCGCGGCGGGTGATGCAGCAGTTGGGTGTCCGGCGACAGTCGCCCGCCCAGGGAGATGAGCAGGAAGCGTCCGGCGAAATGGGCTCGCCATTAAGCCGTTTCTGGTCATACAATCTCAAGGTGCCGCCGGACTCGAAAAAGTCGATCGCCGACCTGCGCGAGGCATTAAAGGCCTGCTATGGCGTCGTGAATGTCGACGAAGAATCCGACGAGGCCCAGAGCATCGTCGCCACCGGCAGCGCCCCGACACTGGCGGTCCAGATCCAGCGGCTCAGAGAGTACTATGAGCCGATCTTCAAAACCATCTACGACAACTGGCAGATCCGGATCCGGGACATCGAACAGCTCGAACAAATCGCCGGGCGCTTCCGCTCGCGACGGCGGTTCGTAGCCGACCTGACGCTCGACCCGCCGAACTCGACGGCCGATCTGGCCGGGCCACCGTGCCTGGATGACGACTACTTGATCCTCAGCACGATGCACTCGGCCAAGGGATGCGAGTGGACGTCGGTCCATATCATCCACGCCGCCGACGGAATGATCCCGTCGGACATGGCCACAAGAGACGAATCGCAGATCGACGAGGAACGACGCCTGTTTTACGTTGCCCTTACCCGCGCCAAGGACTGGCTCTACATCTACTTCCCGCTCCGCTATTACCGCACGAGGTACCCCGCCGGCGATGCCCACAGCATCGCTCAGCTCACGCGGTTCCTCCCCAAGAAAGCCCTGGCGCTGCTCGAGAAACGCTCAGACAGCCCACCGGGATTCGTCGACGACGAGCTCCCGCCTGGCGGCCGCAGTCACATCGATGCCCAGCTCAAGAAGCGATGGCGAAGTTGA